CGGCGATCTTGACCTACTCCCACAAGGCAGCACTAGAGTTAGTCAGATAGGGAATCAATGTTTCCAGTTGAGGAAAGTTTGTCTAGCTATTTTGGTGGCGCTAGTCTTATCAAGTGGGGAATACTCGCGAGGCTGAGGCAAATTACGAAATAATGCAAGCAAGCACCACGGTTTTAGCGTCAACTTGGCAACATCAATATATCAAAACTAACGATATCAAGCTGCACTGTGTGACTCAAGGAGAAGGAGAGTTACTCATACTCTTACATGGTTTTCCTGAGTTTTGGTATTCTTGGCGACACCAAATTCAAGCTCTGAGTCGCTATTTTAAAGTTGTAGTTCCAGATCTCAGGGGTTATAATTACTCCGATAAGCCCTCTAACGGTTATGACATCGATACTTTGACTGCCGATGTCCGAGGGGTAATTGCTAGTTTTGGGTATACGAAAGCCTATGTGGTAGGTCACGACTTGGGGGGAGCGATCGCCTGGAATTTAGCCCAGAAATTCCCTCACCTGGTGCAGCGCTTAGCAATTTTAAACGCTCCTCACCCACAAAAGGTTTTTGGAGATTTAAGCACCAATCTGGAGCAGTTAGCCAAAAGTTGGTATATTTTGGCGTTTCAGATTCCTGGTTTGCCAGAATGGCTGATTCAGCAAAACCTAGCTAATTTTGTCAAAGAAGTGTTTCGGGGACAAGCCGTCAGAAAAGGGGCATTTACTGGCGAAGATCACCAAATTTACCAAGAAGCATTATCAAGACCGGGGGTTTTATCCGCCGCTCTGAATTACTATCGCCAATTACTATCGCCACGCCAGAGTTTGGCTTGGTGGGGAGAAAAGAATCAACCTATCACCGTACCGACATTAGTTTTGTGGGGACAGGAAGATGCTTTTTGGGGCAAAAAGTTGTTAGAAGGCTTAGAAAAACTGGTTCTAGCACCTTTTGAACTCAAGGTGATCCCCGATTGCGGTCATTGGATTCAACAGGAGGTTCCCCAAATTGTCAATCGGGAGCTATTAAAATTCTTTAGACCGAGCAAGTAGCAATTAGGGTGGGCATTGCCCACCCTACAGAGAGAAATTTATCGAAACAATTGGGTCTAAAACCGAGCCACATAAGGGAAAAGTTGTTGAAGCTCGGCATAAATCCCCGTTACAAAAACAAACTTCTGACTTCTGTACAGACGTAGCACTGCTACGTCTGTACTTCTGACTTAATTAAGAAGAGCTTTCCTCGTAATCAGGAGCATATGCTTCTAACAACTTACTAATTTGCTTCAGCACATCTTTTCCAGAGCTTTTCCCGATTTCTGTACCACCTAGATCTGGTCGATCTAGGTTACGACCAATACCC
This is a stretch of genomic DNA from Merismopedia glauca CCAP 1448/3. It encodes these proteins:
- a CDS encoding alpha/beta fold hydrolase, coding for MQASTTVLASTWQHQYIKTNDIKLHCVTQGEGELLILLHGFPEFWYSWRHQIQALSRYFKVVVPDLRGYNYSDKPSNGYDIDTLTADVRGVIASFGYTKAYVVGHDLGGAIAWNLAQKFPHLVQRLAILNAPHPQKVFGDLSTNLEQLAKSWYILAFQIPGLPEWLIQQNLANFVKEVFRGQAVRKGAFTGEDHQIYQEALSRPGVLSAALNYYRQLLSPRQSLAWWGEKNQPITVPTLVLWGQEDAFWGKKLLEGLEKLVLAPFELKVIPDCGHWIQQEVPQIVNRELLKFFRPSK